One window of Mauremys reevesii isolate NIE-2019 linkage group 4, ASM1616193v1, whole genome shotgun sequence genomic DNA carries:
- the SOCS4 gene encoding suppressor of cytokine signaling 4 has product MAENKESNSKNVDVRPKTTRSRSADRKDGYVWSGKKLSWSKKNENCSDGEAASSVGKPVAGLRSQERKHSCSSIELDLDRSCGHRFLGRSLKQKLQDAVGQCFPIKNCSSRHSSVLPSKRKIHISELMLDKCPFPPRSELAFRWHLIKRHTAPISQKSEDWINPDISQNEEKDDHLRDGASTGGRNSFSQPCDITDSNSCKCDPRTESVMSKVLKNNKEESDMDSDDEVITLCTSSRKRNKPKWETDDELLQLETPPKYHTQIDYVHCLVPDLLQINNNPCYWGVMDKYAAEALLEGKPEGTFLLRDSAQEDYLFSVSFRRYSRSLHARIEQWNHNFSFDAHDPCVFHSPDITGLLEHYKDPSSCMFFEPLLSTPLHRTFPFSLQHICRTVICNSTTYDGIDALPIPPSVKLYLKEYHYKSKVRVLRIDVPEQQS; this is encoded by the coding sequence ATGGCGGAAAATAAAGAAAGTAATAGTAAAAATGTCGATGTAAGACCCAAAACCACCCGTAGTAGAAGTGCAGACAGAAAGGATGGTTATGTATGGAGTGGAAAGAAGCTCTCATggtcaaaaaagaatgagaattGTTCTGATGGTGAAGCAGCAAGTAGTGTAGGAAAACCAGTGGCTGGTTTAAGGAGCCAAGAGAGGAAGCACAGCTGTTCATCTATTGAACTGGATTTAGATCGTTCATGTGGCCACCGATTTTTAGGCCGGTCTCTTAAACAGAAATTGCAAGatgctgtgggacagtgttttcCTATAAAGAATTGTAGCAGTCGGCACTCTTCGGTACTTCCATCGAAGAGAAAAATTCATATCAGTGAATTAATGCTAGATAAGTGTCCTTTCCCACCGCGATCAGAGCTAGCTTTTCGATGGCATTTAATTAAAAGACACACTGCCCCCATAAGTCAAAAATCAGAAGATTGGATAAACCCTGATATATCCCAAAATGAAGAGAAGGATGATCATCTGAGAGATGGAGCGAGCACAGGAGGAAGAAACTCTTTCTCACAGCCGTGTGACATTACAGATAGCAACTCCTGTAAATGTGATCCTAGGACTGAATCGGTTATGAGTAAGGTGTTAAAGAACAATAAAGAGGAGAGTGATATGGACTCTGATGATGAAGTTATAACACTTTGCACAAGTTCTAGAAAAAGGAACAAACCCAAATGGGAAACGGATGATGAACTGCTACAGTTGGAAACTCCTCCCAAATATCATACCCAGATTGATTATGTCCACTGTCTTGTCCCAGACCTTCTCCAGATCAATAACAATCCATGCTACTGGGGTGTAATGGACAAATATGCAGCTGAGGCACTACTAGAAGGAAAGCCAGAAGGAACTTTTTTACTACGAGACTCTGCCCAAGAAGACTATTTGTTTTCTGTTAGTTTTAGACGCTATAGTCGTTCTCTTCATGCAAGAATTGAACAGTGGAATCATAACTTCAGCTTTGATGCTCATGATCCTTGTGTCTTCCATTCTCCTGACATTACTGGTCTCTTAGAGCATTATAAAGACCCGAGCTCTTGTATGTTCTTTGAACCACTTTTATCCACTCCCTTACACAGGACTTTTCCTTTTTCCCTTCAGCATATATGCAGAACAGTTATTTGCAACTCTACAACATATGATGGCATTGATGCTCTTCCTATTCCTCCATCTGTCAAGTTATATCTGAAGGAATATCACTATAAATCAAAAGTTAGAGTACTCAGGATCGATGTACCAGAGCAACAAAGCTAG